The Flavobacterium praedii genome window below encodes:
- a CDS encoding adenosine deaminase: MKIFFTILFYVLFQVGYAQSADQYFEKIRNNEAELTAFFAQMPKGGDLHHHYSGSIYAEPLIAHAITEDFFLNTQTMAVSQEKQTGSDWVLFSTLQKNGELDIYKQKIIQKWSVKDYNNVDYPSDKLFFESFMKFETATKNNFGAGLLELKNRAIKENVSYIETQLSTIPCSINTSELTKYNLHLRKMMVAKNEKAIMQSLDSLYTIFIQKNAKKYATDFNVNFVAKLHKDLKIDDNQFTMRYQNFVLRFMEPVDLFKNLVVAFMSADSSPLMAGVNIVSPEDGETSMKDYGLHMLMFKYCHSRFPKVKYAMHAGELTLGMVRPEELTWHINAAVYTAGANRIGHGADMAYEEKSYDLMRYMAKNSIPIEINLTSNEFILKVKENRHPILLYKEFGVPIVISTDDAGILRTNMTEQYVLLAKRYKTITYTDIKQFVYNSINFSFIQDPTVKKQVVQDLQNRFETFENNFKN; this comes from the coding sequence ATGAAGATATTTTTCACCATTCTTTTTTACGTCCTATTCCAAGTAGGATATGCACAATCGGCAGATCAGTATTTTGAAAAAATTAGAAATAACGAAGCCGAACTTACCGCTTTTTTTGCTCAAATGCCCAAAGGAGGCGACTTACACCACCATTATTCTGGGTCTATTTATGCTGAACCTTTAATAGCCCACGCTATCACCGAAGATTTTTTTCTCAACACTCAAACCATGGCTGTTTCTCAAGAAAAACAGACTGGATCTGACTGGGTTTTATTTTCGACTTTGCAAAAAAATGGAGAATTAGATATATACAAACAAAAAATAATACAAAAATGGTCTGTCAAAGATTATAATAATGTGGATTACCCATCGGATAAATTATTTTTTGAATCTTTTATGAAGTTTGAAACCGCTACAAAAAACAATTTTGGAGCAGGTTTATTGGAGCTAAAAAACAGAGCCATCAAAGAAAATGTAAGCTATATCGAAACGCAATTATCAACTATCCCTTGCTCCATAAACACATCCGAATTAACTAAATACAACCTTCATTTAAGGAAAATGATGGTAGCTAAAAATGAAAAAGCCATTATGCAATCTTTGGATTCCTTATATACTATTTTCATTCAAAAAAATGCCAAGAAATACGCCACTGATTTTAATGTAAACTTCGTAGCCAAACTTCACAAAGACCTAAAAATAGACGACAATCAATTCACCATGCGCTACCAAAATTTTGTATTGCGTTTCATGGAACCCGTAGATTTATTCAAAAATCTAGTAGTTGCTTTTATGTCTGCCGATAGTAGCCCGCTGATGGCAGGAGTGAATATAGTTTCTCCTGAAGATGGCGAAACTTCTATGAAAGATTATGGTTTACACATGCTAATGTTCAAATATTGCCACAGTCGCTTTCCAAAAGTAAAATATGCAATGCATGCTGGTGAACTTACCTTAGGAATGGTTCGTCCCGAAGAATTAACTTGGCATATCAATGCAGCAGTATATACGGCTGGAGCCAATAGAATAGGACATGGAGCTGATATGGCATACGAAGAAAAAAGTTATGATTTAATGCGCTATATGGCCAAAAATAGTATTCCAATCGAAATCAACCTGACCAGTAATGAGTTCATCTTAAAAGTAAAAGAAAACCGTCATCCAATTTTATTATACAAAGAATTTGGCGTACCCATAGTTATTAGTACCGATGACGCAGGAATATTACGAACCAACATGACCGAACAATATGTATTATTAGCCAAAAGATACAAAACCATCACCTATACTGATATCAAACAATTTGTATATAACAGTATCAACTTTAGTTTTATTCAAGATCCTACTGTAAAAAAACAAGTAGTACAGGACTTGCAAAATCGATTTGAGACTTTTGAAAATAATTTTAAAAATTAA
- a CDS encoding RluA family pseudouridine synthase encodes MNNNSEPIEELDEELFEHFKFEVPKGQAILRIDKYLMGLIQNATRNKIQNAATEGNIFVNDAPVKSNYKVKPFDVVQVMLSHPPFENRVDPEDIPLNVVYEDDTLLLINKEPGMVVHPGHGNYTGTLVNALAFHFENLPMNSSERPGLVHRIDKDTSGLLVIAKTEAAMTHLAKQFEAKTSEREYIALVWGNVAAEEGTIEGNLARHLKDRMQMAVFADPEIGKPAITHYKVLERFGYVTLISCKLETGRTHQIRAHLKHIGHPLFNDERYGGHLILKGTTFTKYKQFIENCFKALPRQALHAKTLGFVHPTTGEMMRFDTELPQDFQDCIEKWRGYSKSHHAEED; translated from the coding sequence ATGAACAACAATAGTGAACCAATAGAGGAATTAGACGAAGAATTATTTGAACATTTTAAGTTTGAGGTTCCCAAAGGTCAAGCGATTTTACGAATAGATAAATACTTGATGGGTTTAATTCAAAATGCCACACGGAATAAAATTCAGAACGCAGCAACAGAAGGCAATATTTTTGTGAATGATGCGCCTGTAAAGTCCAATTATAAAGTAAAACCCTTTGATGTGGTTCAGGTGATGTTGTCTCACCCGCCATTTGAAAATAGGGTGGATCCAGAGGATATTCCGCTTAATGTTGTTTATGAGGATGATACTTTGTTGTTAATCAATAAAGAGCCGGGAATGGTAGTGCATCCAGGGCACGGAAATTATACTGGAACTTTGGTGAATGCGCTTGCATTTCATTTTGAGAATTTACCAATGAACAGTAGCGAACGTCCAGGATTAGTTCACAGAATTGACAAGGATACTTCGGGATTGTTGGTTATTGCCAAAACTGAAGCAGCGATGACGCATCTGGCCAAACAATTTGAGGCTAAAACATCTGAAAGAGAGTATATTGCGTTAGTTTGGGGAAATGTTGCTGCAGAAGAAGGAACGATTGAAGGAAACTTGGCGAGACACTTAAAAGACCGTATGCAAATGGCTGTTTTTGCAGATCCCGAAATAGGGAAACCTGCCATCACTCATTATAAAGTATTAGAACGTTTTGGGTATGTAACCTTGATTTCATGTAAATTGGAAACGGGAAGAACACACCAAATTAGGGCGCATTTAAAGCACATTGGCCATCCACTTTTTAATGATGAACGTTATGGCGGTCACTTGATTTTGAAAGGAACTACGTTTACTAAATACAAACAGTTTATAGAGAATTGTTTCAAAGCTTTACCGCGTCAAGCTTTGCATGCTAAAACGTTGGGTTTTGTACATCCTACTACAGGAGAAATGATGCGTTTTGATACGGAATTGCCTCAGGATTTTCAGGATTGTATAGAGAAATGGAGAGGATATTCAAAATCACATCATGCAGAAGAAGATTAA
- a CDS encoding PhnA domain-containing protein — protein MSFERELNKRSGSQCELCAATENLKEYQVLPTKKGGLDESIFACATCIDQIENPGHEDLNHWRCLNDSMWSEHTPVQVVAWRMLSRLRKNGWPQELLEQMYFDEDTLAWAQATGEGEDDENKIIHRDVNGVILTHGDSVVLIKDLKVKGSSMVAKQGTSVRNIRLDHENAEYIEGKVDGQQIVIITQYVKKI, from the coding sequence ATGAGCTTCGAAAGAGAATTAAATAAACGCAGCGGTTCCCAATGTGAATTATGTGCTGCCACCGAAAACTTAAAAGAATACCAAGTATTACCGACCAAGAAAGGCGGATTGGACGAAAGTATTTTTGCTTGTGCTACTTGTATCGACCAAATTGAAAATCCAGGTCATGAAGATTTAAACCACTGGAGATGTTTGAACGACAGCATGTGGAGCGAACACACTCCAGTACAAGTTGTAGCTTGGAGAATGTTAAGCCGTTTGCGCAAAAATGGTTGGCCACAAGAATTGTTGGAGCAAATGTATTTTGACGAAGACACTTTGGCATGGGCACAAGCAACAGGAGAAGGAGAAGATGATGAAAACAAAATCATCCACCGTGATGTTAATGGCGTTATTTTGACTCATGGAGATTCTGTTGTATTAATCAAAGATCTAAAAGTAAAAGGATCTAGTATGGTTGCCAAACAAGGTACTTCGGTACGCAACATCCGTTTGGACCACGAAAATGCAGAATACATTGAAGGAAAAGTAGATGGTCAACAAATTGTAATTATCACACAATACGTGAAGAAAATATAG
- the coaD gene encoding pantetheine-phosphate adenylyltransferase produces MKKAIFPGSFDPITLGHEDIINRGISLFDEIVIAIGVNAEKKYMFTLEERKRFIEETFKNEPKVTVITYEGLTIDLCHKVKADFILRGLRNPADFEFEKAIAHTNRRLSKIETVFLLTAARTSYISSSIVRDVIRNYGEYEMLVPEAVRVKLHK; encoded by the coding sequence ATGAAAAAAGCCATATTTCCAGGATCGTTTGACCCGATCACCTTAGGCCACGAAGACATCATCAACAGAGGCATTTCGCTTTTTGATGAAATTGTAATTGCCATTGGGGTCAATGCCGAAAAAAAATACATGTTTACGCTCGAAGAAAGAAAGCGTTTCATTGAGGAAACATTCAAAAATGAACCCAAAGTTACCGTTATCACTTACGAAGGTTTAACCATCGACTTATGTCACAAAGTAAAAGCCGACTTTATACTTAGAGGTCTACGAAACCCCGCCGATTTTGAATTCGAAAAAGCAATCGCCCACACCAACAGACGGTTATCCAAAATAGAAACCGTATTTTTATTGACTGCTGCACGAACTTCATACATCAGTTCTAGCATCGTGAGAGATGTTATCCGAAACTATGGCGAATACGAAATGCTGGTTCCCGAAGCTGTAAGGGTTAAATTGCATAAATAG
- a CDS encoding DEAD/DEAH box helicase, whose translation MNKKHHSNNILLNLGIESLNEMQEVAQDVILNDNNVLLLSPTGSGKTLAFLLPIFEMLQPEILSVQCLILVPSRELGLQIEQVWKKMGTDYKVNVCYGGHSIDTEIKNLSNPPAVLIGTPGRIADHIDRGTFRLDKIQTLILDEFDKSLQLGFHEQMSFIIGKLSKLNKRVLVSATSDIEIPKYTRVVNPTILDFIPTEDEQESNLATKMVVSKEKDKLGSLFNLICSLKSQSAIVFCNHRDAAERISDTLNEKGIYATYYHGGMDQDERERSLIQFRNGSMSYLITTDLAARGLDIPEMKHVIHYHLPLKEDEFTHRNGRTARMLASGTAYVIVHESEKKMDYLDYCMEILNVEKTTALPKPPEFQTIYISGGKKNKLNKIDIVGFFSQKGKLEKGDLGLIEVKDFISFAAVKFNKVKDLLHAVKDEKMKGKKFKIEVARKVIKKEEEN comes from the coding sequence ATGAATAAGAAACACCATTCCAACAATATATTATTGAATTTAGGTATCGAAAGCCTAAACGAAATGCAAGAAGTTGCCCAAGATGTCATTCTAAATGACAATAATGTTTTACTGCTTTCTCCAACGGGTTCTGGAAAAACATTGGCTTTTTTGCTTCCCATTTTCGAAATGTTACAGCCCGAAATTCTATCGGTTCAATGTTTGATTCTAGTTCCTTCTCGTGAATTAGGGTTGCAAATAGAACAAGTATGGAAAAAAATGGGAACCGATTATAAAGTAAATGTTTGCTACGGCGGACATTCTATTGATACTGAAATCAAGAATTTGAGTAATCCGCCAGCTGTTTTAATAGGAACTCCAGGCCGAATTGCCGATCATATTGATAGAGGTACTTTTCGATTGGACAAGATTCAAACTTTAATATTGGATGAATTTGATAAATCCTTGCAGTTGGGTTTTCACGAGCAAATGTCTTTCATTATAGGAAAACTATCTAAGCTTAACAAGCGGGTTTTGGTTTCGGCTACTTCCGATATTGAAATACCAAAATATACTAGAGTTGTTAATCCAACAATTTTGGATTTTATTCCAACCGAAGACGAACAAGAAAGTAACTTAGCTACCAAAATGGTCGTTTCAAAAGAAAAAGATAAATTAGGTAGTTTGTTTAACCTAATTTGTTCTTTAAAATCACAGTCGGCTATTGTTTTTTGTAATCATCGTGATGCGGCAGAACGCATTAGCGACACTTTGAACGAAAAAGGAATTTATGCTACTTATTATCATGGTGGTATGGATCAGGATGAGCGGGAACGATCATTAATTCAATTTCGCAATGGAAGTATGAGTTATTTGATTACTACAGATTTGGCTGCTCGAGGTCTTGATATCCCAGAAATGAAGCATGTTATTCATTATCATTTGCCATTAAAGGAAGATGAATTTACCCATAGAAATGGGCGTACAGCACGTATGCTTGCATCTGGAACCGCGTATGTGATTGTACATGAAAGCGAAAAAAAAATGGATTATTTGGATTATTGTATGGAAATATTGAATGTTGAAAAAACAACTGCATTGCCAAAACCTCCCGAATTTCAAACCATATATATCAGTGGGGGAAAGAAAAATAAATTGAATAAAATTGATATTGTAGGGTTCTTTTCCCAAAAAGGAAAACTTGAAAAAGGAGATTTAGGGTTGATTGAAGTAAAAGATTTTATTTCATTTGCTGCCGTAAAATTTAATAAAGTTAAGGATTTGCTTCATGCTGTTAAAGATGAAAAAATGAAAGGAAAGAAGTTTAAAATTGAAGTAGCCAGAAAGGTTATAAAGAAAGAGGAGGAGAATTAG
- a CDS encoding MFS transporter encodes MINTIPPLKKNSKSILNAAVIVAALGYFVDIYDLLLFGIVRTDSLKDLGITGDAIRNQGEYLISMQMFGMLFGGILWGILGDKKGRISVLFGSILIYSIANIANGMVTTVDAYAFWRLIAGIGLAGELGAGITLVAESLPKEKRGYGTMIVASVGVSGAVAAYLVYQIFQDWRLCYYAGGVLGILLLFLRISITESGMFKQIQQTKETKGDFLSLFTHKKRFLKYLQCIIIGIPIWFLVGVLITFSPEFAKALGVQQAETIMAGKAIAFCYTGLVFGDIASGLLSQWLKSRKKIMALFLIFNLLMVFVYLNAYGISATAFYILCFTMGFSVGYWVLFVTIAAEQFGTNIRATVTTTVPNFVRGSLPLIILIYSFFRDNLLDGDILKSGMIVGSLLSIISLLALWKMKETFYTDLDFTESNDETFI; translated from the coding sequence ATGATTAACACTATACCACCATTAAAAAAAAATTCTAAATCCATTCTCAATGCCGCCGTAATTGTGGCAGCACTAGGCTATTTTGTTGACATTTACGATCTATTACTTTTTGGAATTGTTCGTACAGACAGTTTAAAAGATTTAGGAATTACAGGTGATGCCATCCGAAATCAAGGTGAATACCTCATTAGTATGCAAATGTTTGGAATGTTATTTGGCGGTATTCTTTGGGGAATTTTAGGTGATAAAAAAGGAAGAATATCCGTTTTATTTGGCTCTATTTTAATTTATTCGATAGCTAATATTGCCAACGGAATGGTAACAACCGTTGACGCTTATGCATTTTGGAGGTTGATTGCAGGAATAGGACTTGCCGGAGAACTTGGAGCAGGAATTACTTTGGTAGCCGAATCATTACCTAAAGAAAAACGAGGTTATGGAACAATGATTGTAGCTTCAGTAGGCGTTTCTGGTGCAGTGGCCGCTTATTTGGTATATCAAATTTTTCAGGATTGGCGTTTGTGTTATTATGCTGGAGGTGTCCTAGGTATTTTGTTGCTATTTTTAAGAATCAGCATTACCGAATCTGGAATGTTCAAGCAGATACAACAAACCAAAGAAACGAAAGGTGACTTCTTGTCTTTATTTACCCATAAAAAACGTTTTTTAAAATACCTTCAATGCATTATTATTGGCATTCCAATTTGGTTTCTAGTAGGTGTTCTGATTACTTTTTCACCAGAATTTGCAAAAGCTCTAGGCGTACAACAAGCCGAAACCATCATGGCAGGAAAAGCAATCGCTTTTTGTTACACCGGTTTGGTTTTTGGAGATATTGCCAGCGGGTTATTAAGCCAATGGCTAAAAAGTCGAAAAAAAATAATGGCTTTATTTTTGATTTTCAATCTCTTAATGGTTTTTGTTTATTTGAATGCTTATGGAATTTCGGCAACTGCTTTCTACATTCTATGCTTTACTATGGGATTTTCAGTAGGATATTGGGTTTTGTTCGTTACCATTGCAGCGGAGCAATTTGGAACCAACATCAGAGCAACTGTAACTACCACAGTTCCTAATTTTGTTCGGGGATCACTTCCATTAATAATTTTAATTTATAGCTTTTTTAGAGATAATCTTTTAGACGGTGACATCCTTAAATCAGGAATGATTGTTGGCTCATTACTATCAATAATTTCTTTATTAGCGCTTTGGAAAATGAAAGAAACATTTTATACTGATTTGGATTTTACCGAAAGCAATGACGAAACTTTTATTTAA
- a CDS encoding sigma-70 family RNA polymerase sigma factor: MNSPLMTSDESLILLKVASGNEFVYSRLVEKYWQKVLQHALSFVKSYPVAEELTQDVFIQIWEKKEKLSEVNSFDNYLFIVSRNLIITHIRRKLVETESFKGEKIQEMFLKPDEQYEFKELTSIINEGANLLAEPRRTIFLLSRLEGKDADFISEELGLAKRTIRWHLLEALNFLRIYLHKHYGIKMLFLFCIGRYLFIAVIL, encoded by the coding sequence ATGAATTCTCCATTAATGACTTCAGATGAATCCCTTATTTTATTAAAAGTAGCTTCTGGCAATGAATTTGTGTACTCTCGTCTTGTTGAAAAATATTGGCAAAAAGTGCTGCAACATGCCTTAAGTTTTGTAAAATCGTATCCTGTAGCCGAAGAGTTAACCCAAGATGTATTTATACAAATTTGGGAGAAAAAAGAAAAGTTGTCCGAAGTTAACAGTTTTGATAATTATCTTTTTATTGTAAGTAGAAATTTAATTATAACTCATATTCGTCGAAAATTGGTAGAAACAGAATCTTTTAAGGGAGAAAAAATCCAAGAAATGTTTTTGAAACCAGATGAACAATATGAGTTTAAAGAATTGACTAGTATCATTAATGAAGGTGCCAATCTTTTGGCAGAACCTAGACGTACTATTTTTTTATTAAGCCGTTTAGAGGGAAAAGATGCTGATTTTATTAGTGAAGAACTGGGACTTGCCAAAAGAACCATTCGTTGGCATTTGCTAGAAGCCTTGAACTTCCTAAGAATCTATCTTCACAAGCATTATGGCATTAAAATGTTGTTCTTATTTTGTATAGGGCGATATTTGTTTATTGCTGTTATTTTATGA
- a CDS encoding D-alanine--D-alanine ligase codes for MKNIAIIMGGYSSEYKISLISGNVVYQFLDKTKYNAFRIHIFKEKWVYVDANDSEFPIDKNDFSVNINGSKQTFDCVFNAIHGTPGEDGLMQAYFELLNIPQTACDYYQAALTFNKRDLLSVLKPYGIKTATSYYLNKGDSINTNEIVEKLGLPCFVKPNKAGSSFGISKVKTAAELPIAIEVAYKEDNEIIIESFLDGTEVSVGVINYKGKITVLPITEIVSENDFFDYEAKYEGKSQEITPARISDEMTQKVAEIAKRAYEVLKMKGFSRSEFIIVDGEPHMLEMNTIPGLTTESLIPQQAKAAGISLEDLFTNAIELALN; via the coding sequence ATGAAAAACATTGCCATCATCATGGGCGGCTATTCCAGCGAATACAAGATCTCACTCATTAGCGGAAACGTAGTTTATCAATTCTTAGACAAAACCAAATACAATGCCTTTCGCATTCATATTTTCAAAGAAAAATGGGTTTATGTAGATGCCAACGATTCCGAATTCCCTATCGATAAAAATGATTTTTCGGTAAACATAAACGGAAGCAAACAAACTTTTGATTGTGTTTTTAATGCCATTCACGGAACACCAGGCGAAGATGGACTGATGCAAGCTTATTTTGAATTGTTAAACATTCCACAAACCGCTTGTGATTATTACCAAGCCGCATTAACCTTCAACAAACGCGATTTATTATCCGTATTAAAACCATACGGAATAAAAACAGCCACTTCCTATTATCTAAACAAAGGTGATAGCATCAATACTAACGAAATTGTTGAAAAATTAGGTCTCCCATGTTTTGTAAAACCCAACAAAGCAGGATCAAGCTTCGGAATTTCAAAAGTAAAAACCGCTGCCGAATTGCCAATAGCCATCGAAGTTGCCTACAAAGAAGACAATGAAATCATCATAGAAAGCTTTCTTGACGGCACCGAAGTTTCTGTTGGAGTAATCAATTACAAAGGAAAAATTACTGTTTTACCTATAACCGAAATTGTTTCCGAGAATGATTTCTTCGATTACGAAGCCAAATACGAAGGGAAATCTCAAGAAATTACACCTGCGAGAATCTCAGATGAAATGACTCAAAAAGTAGCAGAAATAGCCAAACGCGCCTACGAAGTACTCAAAATGAAAGGTTTCTCACGTAGCGAATTTATCATTGTAGACGGAGAACCACACATGCTAGAAATGAACACCATTCCTGGTCTTACCACCGAAAGTTTGATTCCGCAACAAGCCAAAGCCGCTGGAATTTCATTGGAAGATTTATTCACAAATGCAATTGAGTTAGCGCTTAATTAA
- a CDS encoding PASTA domain-containing protein — MSLKKYLTSRVFFGQVAIALAIIAVLAYLFMHWLTFTTDHGHEITVPDLRKLTEEQVEDKLDELDLDYELLDSVDFRGDFPKYSVVEQDPMPGTKVKVGRKVYIKINSSGFSSVRIPDLIEKTYREAVPTLKALGLEEGTITYVPNLGKDMVLEMRYKGRNLKVGDRVLKASKIDLVLGDGKESYQEEIVDSTAVPTTETPTNEQQ, encoded by the coding sequence ATGAGCTTAAAAAAATATCTTACGAGTCGTGTATTTTTTGGACAAGTGGCGATTGCACTTGCTATTATTGCAGTTTTGGCCTATTTGTTTATGCATTGGCTAACATTTACAACCGATCATGGGCATGAAATAACGGTTCCTGATTTGAGAAAACTAACTGAGGAGCAAGTAGAAGATAAGCTAGATGAATTGGATTTGGATTATGAGCTTTTGGATAGTGTCGATTTTAGAGGGGATTTTCCAAAATACAGTGTAGTAGAGCAGGATCCGATGCCCGGGACTAAGGTTAAGGTTGGAAGAAAAGTATATATTAAAATCAATTCTTCTGGGTTTTCGTCTGTTCGAATTCCAGATTTAATTGAAAAAACATATCGTGAAGCAGTACCAACGCTTAAGGCACTGGGACTTGAAGAAGGAACTATTACGTATGTTCCGAATTTAGGAAAAGACATGGTCTTGGAAATGCGTTACAAAGGAAGAAATTTGAAAGTAGGAGACAGAGTCTTGAAAGCATCAAAAATTGATTTGGTTTTGGGCGATGGAAAAGAGAGTTATCAAGAAGAAATAGTGGACAGCACAGCTGTTCCAACAACAGAAACACCAACGAATGAACAACAATAG